A stretch of Triticum aestivum cultivar Chinese Spring chromosome 1D, IWGSC CS RefSeq v2.1, whole genome shotgun sequence DNA encodes these proteins:
- the LOC123182099 gene encoding uncharacterized protein, translated as MSSFAGQQSRPWTGDAAAATPSGDARDDGASSMKDLGSSTNASAISFGFAATAILVAMFLLMAIFEHLIKPGWAASRGSRDDGDGDAHGRRAQPSHSHPGRHPRDQGSPEKLAPPPKMEAVAAAPDLTVVMPGQRYPTFLAQPAPLLLPCTREGVRWPPHHDHRRSFLPP; from the exons ATGAGCAGCTTCGCGGGGCAGCAGTCAAGGCCGTGGACgggggacgccgccgccgccaccccgtcgGGCGACGCGCGGGACGACGGCGCCTCCTCCATGAAGGACCTCGGGTCCTCCACCAACGCCAGCGCCATCTCATTCGGCTTCGCCGCCACCGCCATCCTCGTCGCCATGTTCCTCCTCATGGCCATCTTCGAGCACCTCATCAAGCCCGGCTGGGCGGCCTCCCGGGGCTcccgcgacgacggcgacggcgacgcccaCGGGCGCCGCGCCCAGCCGTCGCACTCGCACCCCGGCCGGCACCCGCGCGACCAAGGCTCGCCGGAGAAGCTCGCGCCTCCGCCCAAG ATGGAGGCCGTGGCGGCGGCGCCGGACCTGACGGTGGTGATGCCGGGGCAGCGGTACCCGACGTTCCTGGCGCAGCCGGCGCCCCTCCTGCTTCCTTGCACGAGAGAAGGCGTGCGTTGGCCGCCGCACCATGACCATCGCCGCTCCTTTCTGCCGCCATGA